GACGAGGAAGCGCCCGGACTTCTTCCGCTTGGCCGCACGGTGGAGCTGAATAGCCGCCGAGACGCGTGGAGTGCGGGGAGTAAACGGCTCGTCGTTGAAGTACAGCGCAGAGTTCATAGTGATTAATCCTAGTGATGCGGCTCGGGATTCATAACCGCCAGCAAGCCAGTGCGGATACGAAAAACCACCGCCGAGGTTATTCGTTAACCCAATCGACGGTGGTTTTTCAAAGATGTTGGCAGGCGCACTGCCAGTAAGCAGGCGCTTGCCGACGCTACGTACGAGTTACCTCGTAGCTGCTTTACTTAGCAGCAGGAGCGTTGACGTCCTCCGGCAGAGCGTCCTTAGCGACCTTGACCAGAGCAGCGAATGCCTGCGGGTCGTTGACAGCCATCTCAGCCAGGTTCTTACGGTCAACCTCAACGCCAGCCAGGTTCAGGCCCTGGACGAAGCGGTTGTAGGTGATGTCGTTAGCGCGGGCAGCAGCGTTGATGCGCTGAATCCACAGACGACGGAACTGACCCTTACGGTGGCGGCGATCGCGGAACTCGTAGGTCTTGGAGTGGAGCATCTGCTCCTTGGCCTTGCGGTACAGGCGGGAGCGCTGACCACGGTAGCCCTTTGCGGAATCGAGAACTTCGCGACGCTTCTTCTTAGCGTTAACAGACCGCTTCACACGTGCCACGGTGATACTTCCTTTTCGTTGTCTTTAAGAACTAGTGAAATTAAGAGGGCGATTGCCCCTGGGACGAGGCTTGAAAAATTAAGCCTTGCCCAGCAGACGCTTGACGCGCTTGACGTCCGACTTAGCAACGTCCGTGGTGCCCTTCAGGCGACGGGTACGAGTGGACGGCTTGCCCTCCAGGAGGTGGCGGCGGTTAGCCTGCTCGCGGCGCAGCTTGCCGGAACCGGTAACCTTGATGCGCTTTGCGGTGCCCTTGTGGGTC
The sequence above is drawn from the Corynebacterium jeikeium genome and encodes:
- a CDS encoding 50S ribosomal protein L20 — protein: MARVKRSVNAKKKRREVLDSAKGYRGQRSRLYRKAKEQMLHSKTYEFRDRRHRKGQFRRLWIQRINAAARANDITYNRFVQGLNLAGVEVDRKNLAEMAVNDPQAFAALVKVAKDALPEDVNAPAAK
- a CDS encoding 50S ribosomal protein L35; the protein is MKQKTHKGTAKRIKVTGSGKLRREQANRRHLLEGKPSTRTRRLKGTTDVAKSDVKRVKRLLGKA